One region of Citrus sinensis cultivar Valencia sweet orange chromosome 6, DVS_A1.0, whole genome shotgun sequence genomic DNA includes:
- the LOC102609766 gene encoding phospholipase A1-IIgamma-like: protein MGGTSIADNWKELSGNNNWDGLLNPLNINLRRYIIHYGERVQAIYDSFNGETTSKMYGFPRYAPEDFFSNVALQNGNPYKYIVTNYLYARSDTDFLEWLLPDQSAWIGYVAVATDEGKAVLGRRDILISWRGTQSAAEWFKDIEFSLTAASDIFEDTYGPTPEVHSGFHSLYVKSDSASTYNKSSAKDQVRSAVRTLVDKYKEEEMSITVIGHSLGSALATLNAADLVANGYNKPTGSDAASGCMVTAIVFASPRVGNSAFKTVFEDLNHLHLLRITNKDDIVPDLPPRYLPHIAMGYVHVGQELKIDTTKSTYVKKRKPSLSVLHNLENYLHGIAGTPKGDDDDDDFELAIDRDIALVNKGLDLLEVKYGVPPNWWAVKNKSMVQLDNGFWKLEDYVPDPPSTTPTTTS, encoded by the exons ATGGGTGGGACTAGCATAGCAGACAATTGGAAGGAGTTGAGTGGCAACAACAACTGGGATGGTTTATTGAATCCTCTCAATATTAATCTCCGGCGCTATATAATTCATTATGGTGAAAGAGTTCAAGCTATTTATGATTCTTTCAATGGCGAGACCACTTCTAAGATGTACGGATTTCCTCGTTATGCACCAGAAGATTTCTTCTCGAATGTAGCCTTACAAAATGGCAATCCATACAAATACATTGTCACCAATTATTTATACGCAAGATCAGATACTGATTTCTTGGAGTGGCTTCTTCCTGACCAATCCGCTTGGATTGGGTACGTTGCTGTGGCCACTGATGAAGGAAAGGCTGTGTTAGGAAGAAGAGACATTTTGATTTCATGGAGAGGAACTCAATCGGCTGCTGAGTGGTTCAAAGATATTGAATTCTCTCTTACTGCAGCTTCCGACATATTTGAAGATACTTATGGTCCTACTCCTGAGGTGCACTCTGGTTTTCATTCTCTCTACGTCAAATCTGACTCAGCCTCCACCTACAATAAGTCCAGTGCCAAAGATCAG GTTCGAAGTGCAGTAAGGACACTGGTGGACAAATACAAGGAAGAGGAAATGAGCATTACAGTGATAGGCCACAGCTTGGGTTCGGCACTTGCAACACTGAATGCAGCAGATTTAGTTGCCAACGGATATAACAAACCCACAGGATCAGACGCAGCATCAGGATGCATGGTGACAGCCATCGTGTTTGCTAGCCCCCGCGTTGGGAACTCAGCCTTCAAGACTGTATTCGAAGATCTGAATCATCTTCACCTCTTACGCATTACAAATAAAGACGACATAGTTCCTGATCTTCCGCCTCGTTATCTTCCGCACATTGCCATGGGTTATGTTCACGTGGGACAAGAGTTGAAAATCGACACCACAAAATCAACATACGTAAAGAAGCGTAAACCATCTCTATCAGTTTTGCATAATTTAGAGAATTATCTGCATGGAATTGCAGGGACGCCAAAAGGGGATGACGATGATGACGATTTCGAGTTGGCAATTGATCGCGATATTGCACTTGTTAACAAAGGATTGGATCTTTTAGAGGTTAAATATGGGGTACCACCAAATTGGTGGGCTGTCAAGAACAAGAGCATGGTTCAATTGGATAATGGCTTCTGGAAGCTCGAGGATTATGTGCCAGATCCTCCAAGTACTACTCCCACGACTActagttaa